The sequence GTTCCCGGGCAGCAGTATGTCCACGCCGAAGGGCTTGCTGGTCAGCTTGCGGATCTTGGCGCACTGCTCGTGGATCTGCTCCGGCCCGAGCCCGGCCGCGCCGAGGACACCCAGCCCGCCTGCCTCCGAGACCGCGGCAACAAGCTCCGCGAGCGCCGAGCCGCCGCTGCCCGCGCCCATGCCCGCAAGGATGATGGGGTACTCGATGCCGAGCATGTCGCAGAGAGGAGTGCGGAGGACGGGCCTGGCCATGTTCGGGCCTCCCTGGGGTTGGTGCCGAGATTCTAACCCTCGCACCCCCGTGCGACAACGCCGGGGGCCGCCATCCCACGAAGTTCTAGGCCAGCAGACTGCGGCTCTTCCGCCTCAAGTCAGCTTCTCCCGGCCCGGTATCTCTTCCAGCTCGATCAGCTGGTAGTCCGCCTCGTCAAGCGGCTCGTCCGTGCCCGGCTCCGGGGTCCGCACGCGCACCAGCTCGCCCCGCCGGAAGGCGTTGTACATCTCGAAGAGG comes from Dehalococcoidia bacterium and encodes:
- a CDS encoding nitronate monooxygenase; this translates as MARPVLRTPLCDMLGIEYPIILAGMGAGSGGSALAELVAAVSEAGGLGVLGAAGLGPEQIHEQCAKIRKLTSKPFGVDILLPGN